In Spirosoma aureum, a single genomic region encodes these proteins:
- a CDS encoding acyl-ACP desaturase — MRFVGEKINALIGEYLKPIETNWQPADLLPDSAQENFLDEVKLLRESTRELSYDYVAVLVGDTITEEALPTYESWLMGMEGVDQNSPQHWTQWIRGWTAEENRHGDLLNKFLYLSGRVNMRAMEVSTQYLIADGFDIGTGRDPYRNFVYTSFQELATNVSHRRTATLAKQAGCPQLSKICGVIASDEMRHAKAYKAFVGQIFEVDPSEMMLAFEDMMRKKIVMPAHFLRETGVKIGQTFSHFSDAAQRLGVYTTYDYIDILDNLLADWNIGAITDLDDAGQRARDYLMALPNRLRRIAERTKVPTLEYPFSWIA, encoded by the coding sequence ATGCGTTTCGTCGGCGAAAAAATAAACGCCTTAATTGGGGAGTATCTTAAGCCTATCGAAACAAACTGGCAACCGGCTGACCTGCTGCCCGATTCCGCACAGGAAAATTTTCTGGACGAGGTCAAGCTCCTTCGCGAAAGCACGCGTGAATTATCCTACGATTACGTAGCCGTTCTGGTGGGCGATACCATTACCGAAGAAGCTCTCCCAACCTATGAATCATGGCTGATGGGAATGGAAGGCGTTGACCAAAATAGCCCGCAACACTGGACGCAATGGATTCGGGGCTGGACAGCCGAAGAAAACCGGCACGGTGACCTGCTCAACAAATTCCTGTATCTGTCGGGCCGGGTCAATATGCGGGCCATGGAAGTTTCTACCCAGTATCTTATTGCGGATGGCTTCGACATTGGAACGGGCCGTGACCCTTACCGCAACTTTGTGTATACCTCGTTTCAGGAACTGGCAACCAATGTATCGCACCGTCGAACAGCCACGCTGGCCAAGCAGGCTGGCTGTCCGCAGTTGTCTAAAATATGTGGCGTAATTGCTTCCGACGAAATGCGTCATGCTAAAGCCTATAAGGCATTTGTCGGACAGATTTTTGAGGTCGATCCGTCGGAAATGATGCTGGCATTTGAAGATATGATGCGCAAAAAGATTGTGATGCCTGCTCACTTCCTGCGCGAAACAGGGGTTAAAATTGGCCAGACGTTCAGTCACTTTTCCGATGCAGCTCAGCGGCTTGGGGTATATACAACATACGATTATATCGATATTCTGGATAATTTGCTGGCCGACTGGAACATTGGGGCTATCACGGATCTCGACGATGCTGGTCAACGTGCCCGTGATTACCTGATGGCGCTTCCTAATCGACTGCGCCGGATAGCTGAGCGGACCAAAGTACCTACACTTGAGTACCCGTTCAGTTGGATTGCATAA
- a CDS encoding sigma-54-dependent transcriptional regulator: MQDAKLLLVDDDPDVLLAARLLLKRHFGAVDIEKNPEKLPFLLNNNRYDAIVLDMNFQRDVSSGREGFAWLDRILDIDPAARVILFTAYGDVEMAVRAMKAGAIDFVLKPWQNDKFLDTIRGAVEGRKDEKEDGEKGAKDKQSAKVNGKHATIIGSAMRPVLETVERVAPTDANVLILGENGTGKDLIARAIHEQSDRRDKPFISVDVGALTESLFESEVFGHVKGAFTDARDDRAGRFEEANGGTIFLDEIGNLSPSQQARLLTVLQQRQVTRVGSNKARPIDVRLVCATNADLNQRVAERQFRQDLLYRINTIELHLPPLRERPSDIGLLAEHFLKKYAKQYNRSVSGLSPALLAEMKQYRWPGNVRELQHAVERAVILARPELTQGTLLEPGNFVFRKDASTTTSPVNETLQLEDMERQLIQQAMQKHRGSITDVARELGVSRQALYRRLEKFGL; the protein is encoded by the coding sequence ATGCAAGATGCTAAACTTCTCCTCGTCGACGATGACCCCGACGTGCTGCTGGCTGCCCGGTTGCTGCTGAAACGACATTTCGGCGCGGTGGACATCGAAAAAAATCCCGAAAAACTGCCTTTTCTGCTCAACAATAACCGATACGACGCAATTGTGCTGGACATGAATTTTCAGCGTGATGTTAGCAGTGGCCGTGAGGGATTTGCCTGGCTTGATCGTATTTTAGATATCGATCCGGCCGCTCGGGTAATTTTGTTTACGGCGTATGGCGACGTCGAAATGGCTGTACGGGCCATGAAAGCCGGTGCCATTGATTTTGTGCTCAAACCCTGGCAAAATGATAAGTTTCTGGATACCATCCGCGGGGCAGTTGAAGGGCGAAAGGACGAAAAAGAAGACGGCGAAAAGGGCGCCAAAGACAAACAATCGGCCAAAGTAAATGGGAAACATGCCACCATCATCGGCTCGGCCATGCGTCCGGTTCTGGAAACCGTCGAACGTGTTGCTCCTACTGACGCCAACGTGCTGATTTTGGGAGAGAATGGAACGGGCAAAGATTTAATCGCCCGGGCAATTCACGAACAGTCAGATCGCCGGGACAAACCGTTTATAAGCGTTGATGTAGGTGCGCTGACCGAAAGCCTGTTTGAGAGTGAAGTTTTCGGGCATGTGAAGGGTGCGTTTACCGATGCCCGCGACGATCGGGCTGGTCGGTTCGAAGAAGCGAACGGCGGAACAATTTTTCTGGACGAGATTGGTAATCTTTCTCCTTCTCAACAAGCCCGTTTGTTAACCGTCCTGCAACAGCGGCAGGTAACACGCGTTGGTTCGAACAAGGCCCGGCCAATAGATGTCCGGCTCGTCTGCGCAACGAATGCTGACCTGAATCAACGCGTAGCCGAGCGGCAATTTCGGCAGGATTTGCTTTATCGGATCAACACAATTGAGCTTCATTTACCTCCCCTACGCGAACGTCCGTCGGATATTGGTCTGCTGGCCGAACATTTTCTAAAAAAATATGCCAAGCAATACAATCGATCCGTTTCGGGGCTGAGCCCGGCATTATTGGCTGAAATGAAACAATATCGCTGGCCTGGAAACGTGCGTGAACTACAGCATGCTGTTGAGCGGGCCGTTATTCTGGCCCGTCCTGAACTAACGCAGGGCACTCTCCTGGAACCGGGCAATTTTGTATTCCGAAAAGACGCGTCTACAACAACATCTCCGGTAAACGAAACGCTGCAACTGGAAGACATGGAGCGTCAATTGATTCAACAGGCAATGCAGAAACATCGGGGTAGCATCACGGATGTTGCGCGAGAACTGGGGGTATCCCGTCAGGCGTTGTACAGACGACTGGAGAAATTTGGGCTGTGA
- a CDS encoding lysophospholipid acyltransferase family protein, with amino-acid sequence MKKILDYFLSSVYLLYFGLTLVVFHVLQVIAFHVFGKPAHKKVVDWMNAFIAYGWYLTGSSIRFQQQPNLPTDRPIIFVANHQSMFDISPIIWFLRRHTPIFVSKIELAHGIPGVSYNLRKSGAALIDRNDPKQAIVEIARLGKHIQQTKHSAVIFPEGTRSSSGKMRPFVAGGLAMLLKRAPDALVVPIAIRGTGPFNPTGVFPLTSFSRMSWVVLPGIEPAGQTPDEIVRLAQEAISLELGVLGAVSQ; translated from the coding sequence ATGAAAAAAATTCTGGATTATTTTTTGAGCTCTGTTTACCTGCTCTACTTCGGATTGACTTTAGTGGTTTTTCACGTTCTTCAGGTCATTGCGTTTCATGTATTTGGGAAACCGGCGCACAAAAAAGTGGTCGATTGGATGAATGCGTTCATTGCTTATGGCTGGTATCTGACGGGTAGTAGTATCAGGTTTCAGCAACAGCCCAATCTGCCAACTGATCGTCCGATTATTTTTGTGGCCAACCACCAGAGTATGTTCGATATTTCACCGATTATCTGGTTTCTGCGTCGTCATACCCCCATTTTTGTTTCCAAAATTGAGCTGGCTCATGGAATACCGGGTGTGTCCTATAACCTGCGTAAAAGCGGAGCGGCACTGATCGATCGTAACGATCCGAAACAAGCCATCGTTGAGATTGCCCGCTTGGGTAAGCATATTCAGCAAACGAAACATTCTGCGGTTATTTTTCCGGAGGGAACGCGGTCATCATCGGGGAAAATGCGTCCTTTTGTAGCGGGTGGATTGGCCATGCTGCTCAAGCGGGCACCCGATGCGCTCGTGGTGCCTATTGCTATCCGTGGGACGGGTCCTTTCAATCCGACTGGCGTATTTCCATTGACCTCATTTTCGCGGATGTCGTGGGTGGTGCTACCCGGTATCGAGCCTGCTGGCCAAACCCCCGATGAAATAGTGAGACTAGCGCAGGAGGCTATTTCTCTGGAACTCGGTGTATTAGGGGCGGTTAGCCAGTAA
- a CDS encoding sensor histidine kinase: MDRFAIGIGWRIVVVVILTVALTYFYLQGSNSLLLFPLFIAHLVITINLYRFVTSLNRKLTRFLESVRYSDFAVAFRADSNLGPSFHELNDQFNEVLDAFRQARAEKEANLHYVNTIVQHVSVGLLTFDAAGQVELVNQTALRLLGTYRLRTLSDLNSTHADLVNVLKSSTASSTPVSYQTGTDGELSVRCTVVRLRGRLVTVASLQNIRSELQQRELDAWQNLTKVLRHEIMNSITPIVSLAGTMRDIVETDLVPIVEAGMSSEIDTTELLSSSLFASSVTDLRDALTTIEQRGAGVMRFVDAYRHFTTIPQPSFAEVPVDQLMKHVVQLTQANNQKQPVKITTKTTLPNLAIRADIDQIEMVLINLLKNAVESLDKTPNPTIHLEAMADGPRVIISVADNGPGIEPEALEQIFIPFYTTKKTGSGIGLSLSRQIMQLHGGQLTATSTPGTGSTFNLVF, encoded by the coding sequence ATGGATCGTTTCGCCATAGGCATTGGCTGGCGCATTGTTGTCGTGGTCATTCTGACCGTTGCGCTTACCTATTTTTACCTTCAGGGTAGCAATAGCTTGTTGCTCTTCCCGTTGTTTATTGCCCATTTGGTCATAACCATAAACCTGTATCGATTCGTCACCAGCCTGAATCGTAAACTGACACGGTTTCTGGAATCGGTACGCTATTCTGATTTTGCGGTTGCCTTCAGGGCCGATAGTAATCTCGGCCCTTCTTTCCATGAGCTAAACGATCAGTTCAATGAGGTACTGGACGCATTTCGGCAGGCAAGGGCTGAGAAAGAAGCGAATTTGCACTATGTAAATACCATTGTTCAGCACGTAAGTGTTGGCTTGCTAACGTTCGATGCCGCCGGACAGGTCGAACTGGTTAACCAGACAGCCCTTCGGTTATTGGGTACTTATCGGCTTCGTACGCTCAGCGACCTGAACTCGACTCATGCCGATCTGGTAAACGTACTTAAATCATCAACTGCGTCTTCTACCCCCGTATCGTATCAAACCGGTACGGACGGGGAATTGTCGGTACGCTGTACGGTCGTTCGATTACGGGGGCGGTTAGTGACCGTGGCATCCCTGCAAAACATTCGTTCGGAATTGCAGCAGCGTGAACTTGATGCCTGGCAAAACCTGACCAAAGTACTGCGTCACGAAATCATGAATTCAATTACGCCTATTGTGTCACTGGCAGGCACGATGCGTGATATTGTAGAGACGGATCTGGTCCCTATTGTCGAAGCCGGAATGTCTTCAGAAATCGATACGACTGAACTTCTTTCTTCGTCGTTGTTTGCCTCCTCGGTTACTGACCTTCGGGATGCGCTAACCACAATCGAACAGCGCGGGGCGGGTGTTATGCGGTTTGTGGATGCCTATCGGCATTTTACAACGATTCCTCAACCAAGTTTTGCTGAAGTTCCTGTGGATCAGCTCATGAAGCACGTTGTTCAGCTTACACAGGCCAACAATCAGAAACAACCGGTCAAAATCACAACGAAAACTACGTTGCCCAATCTGGCCATCCGCGCCGATATTGATCAGATTGAAATGGTTCTCATCAATTTGCTCAAAAATGCCGTAGAAAGCTTAGACAAAACACCTAATCCAACGATTCATCTGGAGGCTATGGCCGATGGGCCCCGCGTGATCATCAGCGTGGCCGACAATGGCCCAGGTATTGAACCGGAAGCACTGGAGCAGATTTTTATTCCGTTCTATACAACGAAAAAAACGGGATCGGGTATTGGTTTAAGTCTATCCCGTCAAATTATGCAGCTGCACGGTGGTCAATTAACCGCCACGTCGACACCTGGCACTGGCAGCACATTTAATCTGGTATTTTGA